The following proteins are co-located in the Eleginops maclovinus isolate JMC-PN-2008 ecotype Puerto Natales chromosome 23, JC_Emac_rtc_rv5, whole genome shotgun sequence genome:
- the si:zfos-1056e6.1 gene encoding uncharacterized protein si:zfos-1056e6.1 isoform X1, with protein sequence MIAGRLLMSRAAARIIKMSHINFDKSPRVSKVWIALRRLDKNDDRVVALREVSIPPAAEVPMVIQIITNTFRLNSSDVIFKIRNHGGCLIPLNSSIPANSKHVPYVLEVSKIFQHVRPAPRTIPMTVINKSMKTRLQTIDRRIQRLEELLPEIKLRRDEKLSQEIECLNQKLRFLHKRMQVADSHSWKGVLSRAPLW encoded by the exons ATGATCGCAGGTAGGCTTCTCATGTCTCGTGCTGCTGCTCGGATTATTAAAATGTCTCACATCAATTTTGATAAATCACCACGAGTATCAAAAGTCTGGATCGCTCTGAGACGACTGGACAAAAACG ATGACAGAGTGGTGGCTCTTCGAGAAGTATCCATTCCTCCAGCAGCTGAGGTCCCCATGGTCATACAG ATTATCACCAATACCTTTAGGCTGAACTCTTCTGATGTCATATTCAAG ATAAGGAATCATGGTGGCTGTCTGATCCCTCTGAACAGCTCGATCCCTGCTAACAGCAAGCATGT GCCTTATGTGCTTGAAGTATCCAAGATCTTTCAGCATG TGCGTCCTGCACCCAGAACAATTCCCATGACCGTGATCAACAAGAGCATGAAGACCAGGCTACAGACTATTGACAGGAGG ATTCAGAGACTGGAGGAGCTTCTGCCCGAGATCAAACTCAGACGCGATGAAAAACTAAGCCAG GAGATTGAATGTCTCAACCAGAAGTTGAGGTTTCTTCATAAGAGAATGCAG GTTGCAGATTctcacagctggaagggggTGCTAAGCAGAGCCCCTCTTTGGTAA
- the si:zfos-1056e6.1 gene encoding uncharacterized protein si:zfos-1056e6.1 isoform X2: MIAGRLLMSRAAARIIKMSHINFDKSPRVSKVWIALRRLDKNDDRVVALREVSIPPAAEVPMVIQIITNTFRLNSSDVIFKIRNHGGCLIPLNSSIPANSKHVPYVLEVSKIFQHVRPAPRTIPMTVINKSMKTRLQTIDRRIQRLEELLPEIKLRRDEKLSQEIECLNQKLRFLHKRMQILTAGRGC; encoded by the exons ATGATCGCAGGTAGGCTTCTCATGTCTCGTGCTGCTGCTCGGATTATTAAAATGTCTCACATCAATTTTGATAAATCACCACGAGTATCAAAAGTCTGGATCGCTCTGAGACGACTGGACAAAAACG ATGACAGAGTGGTGGCTCTTCGAGAAGTATCCATTCCTCCAGCAGCTGAGGTCCCCATGGTCATACAG ATTATCACCAATACCTTTAGGCTGAACTCTTCTGATGTCATATTCAAG ATAAGGAATCATGGTGGCTGTCTGATCCCTCTGAACAGCTCGATCCCTGCTAACAGCAAGCATGT GCCTTATGTGCTTGAAGTATCCAAGATCTTTCAGCATG TGCGTCCTGCACCCAGAACAATTCCCATGACCGTGATCAACAAGAGCATGAAGACCAGGCTACAGACTATTGACAGGAGG ATTCAGAGACTGGAGGAGCTTCTGCCCGAGATCAAACTCAGACGCGATGAAAAACTAAGCCAG GAGATTGAATGTCTCAACCAGAAGTTGAGGTTTCTTCATAAGAGAATGCAG ATTctcacagctggaagggggTGCTAA
- the si:zfos-1056e6.1 gene encoding uncharacterized protein si:zfos-1056e6.1 isoform X5 has protein sequence MIAGRLLMSRAAARIIKMSHINFDKSPRVSKVWIALRRLDKNDDRVVALREVSIPPAAEVPMVIQIITNTFRLNSSDVIFKIRNHGGCLIPLNSSIPANSKHVPYVLEVSKIFQHVRPAPRTIPMTVINKSMKTRLQTIDRRFPRFIVDSETGGASARDQTQTR, from the exons ATGATCGCAGGTAGGCTTCTCATGTCTCGTGCTGCTGCTCGGATTATTAAAATGTCTCACATCAATTTTGATAAATCACCACGAGTATCAAAAGTCTGGATCGCTCTGAGACGACTGGACAAAAACG ATGACAGAGTGGTGGCTCTTCGAGAAGTATCCATTCCTCCAGCAGCTGAGGTCCCCATGGTCATACAG ATTATCACCAATACCTTTAGGCTGAACTCTTCTGATGTCATATTCAAG ATAAGGAATCATGGTGGCTGTCTGATCCCTCTGAACAGCTCGATCCCTGCTAACAGCAAGCATGT GCCTTATGTGCTTGAAGTATCCAAGATCTTTCAGCATG TGCGTCCTGCACCCAGAACAATTCCCATGACCGTGATCAACAAGAGCATGAAGACCAGGCTACAGACTATTGACAGGAGG TTTCCACGTTTTATTGTAGATTCAGAGACTGGAGGAGCTTCTGCCCGAGATCAAACTCAGACGCGATGA
- the si:zfos-1056e6.1 gene encoding uncharacterized protein si:zfos-1056e6.1 isoform X3, with protein MIAGRLLMSRAAARIIKMSHINFDKSPRVSKVWIALRRLDKNDDRVVALREVSIPPAAEVPMVIQIITNTFRLNSSDVIFKIRNHGGCLIPLNSSIPANSKHVPYVLEVSKIFQHVRPAPRTIPMTVINKSMKTRLQTIDRRQNKFPRFIVDSETGGASARDQTQTR; from the exons ATGATCGCAGGTAGGCTTCTCATGTCTCGTGCTGCTGCTCGGATTATTAAAATGTCTCACATCAATTTTGATAAATCACCACGAGTATCAAAAGTCTGGATCGCTCTGAGACGACTGGACAAAAACG ATGACAGAGTGGTGGCTCTTCGAGAAGTATCCATTCCTCCAGCAGCTGAGGTCCCCATGGTCATACAG ATTATCACCAATACCTTTAGGCTGAACTCTTCTGATGTCATATTCAAG ATAAGGAATCATGGTGGCTGTCTGATCCCTCTGAACAGCTCGATCCCTGCTAACAGCAAGCATGT GCCTTATGTGCTTGAAGTATCCAAGATCTTTCAGCATG TGCGTCCTGCACCCAGAACAATTCCCATGACCGTGATCAACAAGAGCATGAAGACCAGGCTACAGACTATTGACAGGAGG CAGAATAAGTTTCCACGTTTTATTGTAGATTCAGAGACTGGAGGAGCTTCTGCCCGAGATCAAACTCAGACGCGATGA
- the si:zfos-1056e6.1 gene encoding uncharacterized protein si:zfos-1056e6.1 isoform X4, which yields MIAGRLLMSRAAARIIKMSHINFDKSPRVSKVWIALRRLDKNDDRVVALREVSIPPAAEVPMVIQIITNTFRLNSSDVIFKIRNHGGCLIPLNSSIPANSKHVPYVLEVSKIFQHVRPAPRTIPMTVINKSMKTRLQTIDRRNKFPRFIVDSETGGASARDQTQTR from the exons ATGATCGCAGGTAGGCTTCTCATGTCTCGTGCTGCTGCTCGGATTATTAAAATGTCTCACATCAATTTTGATAAATCACCACGAGTATCAAAAGTCTGGATCGCTCTGAGACGACTGGACAAAAACG ATGACAGAGTGGTGGCTCTTCGAGAAGTATCCATTCCTCCAGCAGCTGAGGTCCCCATGGTCATACAG ATTATCACCAATACCTTTAGGCTGAACTCTTCTGATGTCATATTCAAG ATAAGGAATCATGGTGGCTGTCTGATCCCTCTGAACAGCTCGATCCCTGCTAACAGCAAGCATGT GCCTTATGTGCTTGAAGTATCCAAGATCTTTCAGCATG TGCGTCCTGCACCCAGAACAATTCCCATGACCGTGATCAACAAGAGCATGAAGACCAGGCTACAGACTATTGACAGGAGG AATAAGTTTCCACGTTTTATTGTAGATTCAGAGACTGGAGGAGCTTCTGCCCGAGATCAAACTCAGACGCGATGA
- the prps1b gene encoding ribose-phosphate pyrophosphokinase 1 isoform X1 produces MPNIKIFSGSSHPDLSQKIADRLGLELGKVVTKKFSNQETCVEIGESVRGEDVYIVQSGCGEINDNLMELLIMINACKIASASRVTAVIPCFPYARQDKKDKVGSRAPISAKLVANMLSVSGADHIITMDLHASQIQGFFDIPVDNLYAEPAVLKWIKENIPEWKNCTIVSPDAGGAKRVTSIADRLNVDFALIHKERKKANEVDRMVLVGDVTDRVAILVDDMADTCGTICHAADKLISAGATKVYAILTHGIFSGPAISRINNACFEAVVVTNTIPQEEKMKHCPKIQVIDISMILAESIRRTHNGESVSYLFSHVPL; encoded by the exons atgccaaacatcAAAATATTCAGCGGTAGCTCACATCCAGACCTGTCTCAGAAAATAGCAGACCGCCTGGGTCTGGAACTGGGGAAGGTTGTTACGAAGAAATTTAGCAACCAAGAAACGTG TGTGGAAATAGGGGAGAGCGTACGTGGGGAAGATGTCTACATAGTGCAGAGTGGCTGTGGGGAGATCAATGACAATTTGATGGAGCTGCTGATCATGATCAACGCCTGCAAGATCGCCTCTGCCTCTAGGGTCACGGCTGTCATCCCCTGCTTTCCGTATGCCCGGCAAGACAAGAAGGACAAGGTGGGG AGCCGTGCCCCTATCTCTGCAAAGCTGGTTGCCAACATGCTTTCGGTGTCAGGCGCTGACCATATCATCACTATGGACTTGCATGCCTCACAGATACAG GGGTTCTTTGATATTCCTGTTGATAACTTGTATGCAGAGCCAGCCGTGCTGAAATGGATCAAGGAGAACATCCCTGAATGGAAAAACTGTACCATTGTGTCACCTGACGCCGGAGGAGCCAAGAG GGTCACCTCGATAGCAGACAGATTGAATGTGGATTTTGCCCTTATTcacaaggagaggaaaaaggcAAATGAAGTGGACCGCATGGTTCTCGTTGGAGATGTGACAGATCGGGTCGCCATTCTAGTAGATGACATGGCCGACACGTGCGGCACAATATGTCACGCTGCTGACAA ACTCATTTCTGCTGGTGCCACCAAAGTGTATGCCATCCTAACCCATGGCATCTTCTCCGGCCCAGCTATCTCACGCATCAACAATGCATgctttgaagctgtggtggtcACCAATACAATCCCTCAGGAGGAGAAGATGAAGCATTGTCCCAAAATACAG gtTATTGACATCTCCATGATTCTCGCAGAGTCAATCCGTAGAACTCACAACGGCGAGTCTGTGTCGTACCTGTTCAGCCACGTCCCCTTGTAA
- the prps1b gene encoding ribose-phosphate pyrophosphokinase 1 isoform X2, producing MPNIKIFSGSSHPDLSQKIADRLGLELGKVVTKKFSNQETCVEIGESVRGEDVYIVQSGCGEINDNLMELLIMINACKIASASRVTAVIPCFPYARQDKKDKSRAPISAKLVANMLSVSGADHIITMDLHASQIQGFFDIPVDNLYAEPAVLKWIKENIPEWKNCTIVSPDAGGAKRVTSIADRLNVDFALIHKERKKANEVDRMVLVGDVTDRVAILVDDMADTCGTICHAADKLISAGATKVYAILTHGIFSGPAISRINNACFEAVVVTNTIPQEEKMKHCPKIQVIDISMILAESIRRTHNGESVSYLFSHVPL from the exons atgccaaacatcAAAATATTCAGCGGTAGCTCACATCCAGACCTGTCTCAGAAAATAGCAGACCGCCTGGGTCTGGAACTGGGGAAGGTTGTTACGAAGAAATTTAGCAACCAAGAAACGTG TGTGGAAATAGGGGAGAGCGTACGTGGGGAAGATGTCTACATAGTGCAGAGTGGCTGTGGGGAGATCAATGACAATTTGATGGAGCTGCTGATCATGATCAACGCCTGCAAGATCGCCTCTGCCTCTAGGGTCACGGCTGTCATCCCCTGCTTTCCGTATGCCCGGCAAGACAAGAAGGACAAG AGCCGTGCCCCTATCTCTGCAAAGCTGGTTGCCAACATGCTTTCGGTGTCAGGCGCTGACCATATCATCACTATGGACTTGCATGCCTCACAGATACAG GGGTTCTTTGATATTCCTGTTGATAACTTGTATGCAGAGCCAGCCGTGCTGAAATGGATCAAGGAGAACATCCCTGAATGGAAAAACTGTACCATTGTGTCACCTGACGCCGGAGGAGCCAAGAG GGTCACCTCGATAGCAGACAGATTGAATGTGGATTTTGCCCTTATTcacaaggagaggaaaaaggcAAATGAAGTGGACCGCATGGTTCTCGTTGGAGATGTGACAGATCGGGTCGCCATTCTAGTAGATGACATGGCCGACACGTGCGGCACAATATGTCACGCTGCTGACAA ACTCATTTCTGCTGGTGCCACCAAAGTGTATGCCATCCTAACCCATGGCATCTTCTCCGGCCCAGCTATCTCACGCATCAACAATGCATgctttgaagctgtggtggtcACCAATACAATCCCTCAGGAGGAGAAGATGAAGCATTGTCCCAAAATACAG gtTATTGACATCTCCATGATTCTCGCAGAGTCAATCCGTAGAACTCACAACGGCGAGTCTGTGTCGTACCTGTTCAGCCACGTCCCCTTGTAA
- the LOC134860305 gene encoding solute carrier family 25 member 53-like, producing the protein MAGSLNPKQDEESRNDQMVRFHSFFQGGTSSLVSTLIVFPFYKTVFRQQIHNAVVSEAVKQLCSEGHVKLYRGVVSPLLMKILGGTLLFGLQDTILHQLSPSSQNFISPSALPALAGFGAGVVEAVVCTPFERVQSLLQNGKNDRHLPTHKSIVVRLNAQRLSSGYYRGLLPITARNALGSFIYFGLKEPLRVTVEGLGLSPLVSSFISGMLGSMVISLPLYPLSVVVANMQKQVGGEDKGVIASWKKLWESRQRSVSLLYRGGSLVVLRSCISWGVTTAIYDMQQKYSE; encoded by the coding sequence ATGGCAGGAAGCCTTAATCCTAAACAAGATGAAGAGAGCCGCAATGATCAGATGGTGCGTTTCCACAGCTTCTTTCAAGGGGGGACATCCAGTTTAGTCTCCACCCTCATCGTTTTTCCTTTCTACAAAACGGTTTTCCGTCAACAAATCCACAACGCTGTTGTTTCTGAGGCAGTGAAACAGCTGTGCAGTGAGGGACACGTAAAGCTCTACAGGGGCGTGGTCTCACCACTTCTGATGAAGATCCTGGGTGGTACTCTGCTCTTTGGCCTCCAAGACACCATCCTCCATCAGCTCTCCCCGTCATCCCAGAATTTCATCTCCCCCTCAGCCCTGCCTGCTCTGGCTGGGTTTGGTGCAGGCGTGGTAGAAGCTGTGGTTTGTACCCCCTTTGAGCGTGTCCAGAGTTTATTGCAAAATGGCAAAAATGACCGCCATTTACCCACCCACAAAAGTATTGTTGTCAGGCTGAACGCACAGAGGCTGTCCTCAGGGTACTACAGAGGCCTTCTGCCCATAACAGCACGCAATGCTCTTGGCAGCTTTATCTACTTTGGCCTGAAGGAACCGTTAAGGGTTACCGTGGAGGGGCTGGGGCTGTCTCCACTGGTTTCCTCCTTCATCTCAGGGATGCTGGGCTCCATGGTTATCAGCTTGCCGCTCTATCCACTGTCTGTGGTTGTTGCAAACATGCAGAAACAGGTGGGAGGGGAGGATAAAGGCGTCATCGCTTCGTGGAAGAAGCTGTGGGAATCTCGGCAGAGGAGTGTGTCTCTGCTGTACAGAGGAGGTTCTCTGGTTGTTTTGAGGTCCTGCATTTCATGGGGAGTCACCACTGCCATCTATGACATGCAGCAGAAATATTCAGAGTGA